The following nucleotide sequence is from Myripristis murdjan chromosome 22, fMyrMur1.1, whole genome shotgun sequence.
atatggacaaaatttcatccCTCGATATCTGTGCCACATATTTCGATCGTGGCATGTTATGACAATGGGTTAGCACTTACTTGAAATTTAAGTGTtgcaacagtgaaaaacagcataataataccaaatggATGTGGACAGTGCAGTTACTTCACCAAGTATTGTAATGCAAGAGACTAACCTTTGCTCTAAAGTTATTGTTCATATCGTgtccttttgagatattaatatcacaCATGTCTAGATAACcatatgataatgatatatcATTCAGCCCTGCTCTTAGTATCATCAGCAATGCCCtcccttcctgcctctctcctctgatctcctctGGTCATACAGATTCCTGAAAATGAATCATCTGTGAAGTTGATTTCCCTGCAACCAAATGTATGTTTCTCAGGAAAGGCGGTGCCTCCAGAGCGGCCGCTCTCTGCCTCCGAGTGGAAGAAGCTGAAAGAGGCATCGGACAGTCCGCAAAACTTCGACATCCAGATGATGACCGCAATGTTTCTCTCTGGGGCTGAGCTGGATATTGCGAAGTGAGAACCAGagttattattatagttttgtgtttttcattagttttcatttttattttggttttaagttttttgttttcagttcagttagtTTACAGAGTGGGTTtactcatttcagtttagtttttcttgttgtgtctgtgtttgtgtgtgtgtgtgtgtgtgtgtcagggttgGGAGATATATCTACATTaaatcaatatcatgatataagaCTGGAGATTGTCTTGGATCGTAATATTGTGTTATCAGGTCCCTGCTGACCTTTGTCGCCATGGAAACGGGGACGCTGTCCTATCAGCTGCTGTTACGGTACCTGAcgctgtgtgtgagcagaggcCACGACGCCGAGGTGTTTGACGTCTATGAGATCATGCGGAGGAGTTTCCAGTCTCTGGACACGGGAGCCTCCAGCCTCTTCATCAAGTCGTTCAGCCGGACGGCGAGGTGGAAGGAGGCCCTCTCTGTCCTGCAGGACATAAAGAAGGTGACTGACGCAGAGGACTAGACAAGAACAGGCCCAAATCTGTATGAGGCCTGACCTCTcgtggtgaaaagtagggttcCCGGTCTTTGCCGTCAGGTGATGTCACCTCCCATACAGACCAACAGGTGGTAACATCACCTTGCCCTATTCTTTACATCCTCACCTATTTTTATTGATCCTAACAGGTCCTCACTCCCTCGCCACGCAACTACGGTGACATCATAGCTGGGGCAGTGGTGCACAACGACATGGCCACCGCCTGGGCACTTTATGATGAAGTCCTGGAAAAGGGCCTGAGCCCACACCAGGAGACATGGAGCACTCTGTTtcgaggaggagagaggcaggaggccGAGTCGGACCAccaggagaagctgctgagCATTCTGCTCTACATGAGGAACAACCAGGTGTACCCTCAGCAGGGCCTCGCCGGCGGCATCAAGACCTGGTTCGAGAGGTACGACCATGGGATAACTGAGTATGATGAAGATACTGATGACTAGGTGATAGATTTTGTTGTGGTCAGGGTCAATTTTCAGTTCACTAAACCTTGAGTTGCCTGCATTAAATAGGATTTTTTAAGTTAATGGCTTCCACATAACTAAACCCCTAAACGCAAATCTCTGtaaagcctgacctctagtggtgaaaagtagAGTAGCTGATCTTTAGCTGTACCTGCTGGATCAGGcctcacacagatttgggtttggagTTTTGTTGCACTTTAATTTTCTCTTACACAACACTTTTGTTTGTAAAGTCTGCATGAACTCTGCATAATATCTCTTTGCCATTTTATATGTCTGAATTTATTCTCCCTTGTTGTCCCTCTTCTATTCTCTGTCAGTCTTGCAGGGCAGAAATGGAGAGGAAGCTGGACCAGTGTTAACCCAAAGTAAATAATTTACATCATTTCCAGCTTCATTTTTATAAGTGCATCTTTTTattgtcatgttgtcatttaCTAACTCTAAATCCAATACAACATGACTTATCACCATCACATACTCatatatctgtctatatctTTATATATTTTCACCTGTCTGTATATAAAGATACACATTATTTATACTGTCCATACCTACACAGCCCTGTTACAATCTGTTACATCTTTAAGCCTGTGCaacataaacacaattcaaaatatgtattaTGTGTATCATGGATCATATATTGCTAAAGCtctttattcatgttttcattcatgtcTCTTTGTCATTGTGCATTGTGATATGTATGCTTTTGTATGTGTTTACTTGCTTTTACCACATTTGTGTATaggtataaatgtgtgtgtgtgtgtattcttgcATGGTGGTGctttttcactcatttttgcatatatttctatttgtgtgtttaGGGGTGCGTGTAGGTGTTGTGGGTCACACTTAGAGTCTATCCAGCTGAGCGCCGATGAGTTCCAACAGCTGAAAGACAGAGTCATGGCAGACATCATCCAGGGACGAGATGTCTTCAAAAAGACCACGcctgaggtacacacacacacacaaacacacacatacattaatcAGGGTGTCTACCAGTCCTTCATAAGTCTTCAGTTAATTCAATTTAATGACTTTAAAGCATTAACATTTGAAGATTAAACACAACAATAAGAggatttactttgtttttgacCACCTTATGCAGTTTTATACTCTATGTAGTTTAGTTTCATTCTCATTCAGCTATAAAAAGAGGAAGTGCGATTAACGTTCTTTACATTCGGTGATATTTAATCAAGGCAGATTGAAAGCATAGTCTGAAAGCATGTACTTTTGAATGGAACCCGCACTAGTGTTGGTTTTGCTTCCGTATGTTGTGGTTCATTATTTCCACCTGCACTTAGTAAGACTGATTTCACACGCTTATCTACTCCTTGATAAGGGCGGGTATGTGTGGGTTAAGCTCTTTTATCAGGCTGCATGCTGGTTGTCACTAGATGGCGCCATTAGTGCACGCTCAGTCATCTGGGAGTGAGGGTTAATTGAAGTAGGATAGCAGACTCCTCCTCAGACGGCTACTTTCACTTTCTGGATGAGTGAAGCAGCTCATGAGCAGATCTCCCTTTGATGCGGCTTAAAGGGAAACTTTCAGGGAAATTAAGTTCTGAGTTTAAACACAAGGGATTTCAGGTGCACATGATGCAATCACTTGTGTGTGAGCTCCTGATTCAAACAGTGATATTTAATATGCAGTCTAAGAAACAGAAGATGACCTCTGAATGGTGGcctcttttttttgtgcagctaTACATCAAATACTTCTTTTTGGCAGGAGACAGGTATCTGGTATTTAGTTGAACCAACACGTTGCGCACTTCAGCCCAGCTCATTCACTTTGTGGCCACTAGCATGCCAACGTCATCACTGTTCACAGTTTTATGATCTTTTAACCACAAAGATAGCAGTGATGTAAAGCAGATGCAGCTAATTCACAACAGACTAATAAGCATATAGGTGCTCGTGGGAGATTGGCCTATTGGTTTGTTCATAATGAAAACAGCCACCAAAATCACCCGTGCCTCCCAGGTGGTTTTGTGACTGTTTGGTGTGTGGTTAGATCTAGATTGGCACAGATTCTTGTGATGAGCGCCTATGAACATACTGTAACACTTAAGCATACAAAATGTTGTGTGATAGCAGCTTGCATTGTCtcaaacatgagaaaatgaTAGCAAATTAACCATGAATGATATATGGGAAAGTTTGGCGGTTTTGTGCAGAATATTGGTCAAATTCACACAAAGCCTAATGTTTGAACTAGTGGGAACTGCCTTCCCTGTTTCTATAGGAAGTGAAGGTGTGCTGCTAAAAATGACCGCACAGCAAATGCGGCTGCTCACCTGAAATAGTCCCAGCGCGGATCTCGCTGTTATCTCCATTTCAGTCGTTAGAGGGACCTTCAGTGCGATGACAGTTAGGCCAAATTGAGGGGATTTCCAGCATGTGCTGCTCCATGTGAATTTGTCTGGACCGCTACCCGCCTCCTGCAGAGCAGACAGGCGGAGGAGGGCAGACAAACGGTCAATTCATCTCAACTTTATTAGTAATACCCCATTTGACTCAATTGATTTTAAGGGCAAACAGAGTGCTTCAGACAACAATGAAGCAACACAAGCCAAGACAGGAGGGGAAACTAGGACAGATGGAGATCCGGGAGATCCCAGCCTACAGGGCGAAAGAGGATAAATGTCCATCCGTATGTGGGAATTAACATAGtagttagtgtgttagtgtatgaGAATATGCCACAACACCAATTTCCAAGTCTTGTTCCATTTATTGTAACACACTAGCCTACAACTAAAACAATCacagaacataaaaaataaaataagtacatATGTATACCTATAGAGTCTGAAACTATAAAGTGTTCTTCTACTACTGTTGTAAATACTACTGTTACAAGTGAATCTGAATATTTTGGGATGCATTTTCACTCTGCCCGTGATCATCATTTGGATGGCACTGTGAGACAACAGATGTAAACTAGTctattgtaatattgtaatatggAGCAATTCAATCCAGACGCTGTGGATAGCACTCTGTCTTTAATACAGAGCTTTAAAACGAGTTGCAATAGCATATTGTGCATTATTTCCATGCCTTTTTTCCTGCCCAGTCAGTTGGTTTCCctgaaaaattacaaataaaaccCGTATGATACTTAAGTTACAGAATAACGAATTATGGCATCGCAAAATCAATGAAATTTGGGCAAATATAAAACAGCTGGGTGTTAATAGTCTATtaggaaatgaaatatgaagATAAAATGAACGTTATATAATCTTGTAAGACAATAGCGACATTAATAGGATACAATCGGTTGAATATAAacgataaaacaataaaagcagtgAGCAGCATtataaactaaaaaataaaataaacaatcgTTGGGTTTAATGACCACATATTCTTGCCAATGTCTGCATGTTACTGTATGAGTGAGATGTATGGGGAAAAGTATGGCTCCCCTATAGTTAATTTTACTGTCTATGTTGATAGCTTACCTAACTCTGgattaataaatataaatatgtgctAGATGCATCACTATATGTAGAAGTAATCATTACAAAAACATAGAACTATAATAAAAATGGAGCTACAGAGTATCAACGCTGGGAGAGAATGAGGCACGAGGTTCACTTTAAACACTTTAGAGCCATAATTGATACATGTCATAATAGCCTATATCCTGCAGTCGATTATAGGCTTTTGGCTTCTGGACGTTAAGTTGGTCAGTGCTCATCCTGTTGAATAAGTTTATGTTATATGTGATTATGATGGCATATGTAGGGGACAgtatgctttgtgtgtgtgagtgtgtgtgtgtgtgtgtgtgtgtgtgtgtgtgtgtgcgcgcgcacgcagTCATATTATCCCCAGCAGCACAATGAGCTGGTTTCACATATCAGCTCTGGAAAGTCCCTGGATAATTATgctggactctctctctcactcactcactctctctctctctgtctgtctgtctgtctctctctctcactcactcactcactctctctctctgtctgtctgtctgtctgtctctctctctttcctgcatctactttcttttttctctgcctcATTTGCCCATCATCTGTCCATATCTTACTTTCATCACTTTCATCGTCCAATTTATTCACTCGTTCTACCCTCCctatctaacacacacacacacacacacacacacacacacacactcaaaatccCCCATCCACCTTTAAACTAGCCTCCAGTGTGACCCTGCACCCTGCAAGTGTAGGTATAACATTATCTCATGCTGAatcaaagcactgaaaaatgagatattggaatagcaacaataacaactttGTTTAAGAGACGTTTTAAGTAGGAAACAGTTACATCAGAGGAGGAATATTTCAGCTTTTTATTTGAAAGTTCTTATTACATTTTGATCGCTCATATTCATGCAaccacgtttgtgtgtgtgtgtgtgtgtgagtgtgtgtgtgtgagtgtgtgcgcgctgTGTGCAGTGAGAAGTGGCAGTCCAGGGGAATTCACAGCAGCCTATTTCCATAATGCTGCTATCtaaaagtgaaaatactaaTGTTCCACTGCCGGAGGCCTATTCTGAGCCGCCACGCAACTTTCCTTTTATGGTACAGCGTTGCACCACAGATGTGTTTTTAGGGACTAGATCAAGACCCAAAGGTGGGTCACAATCTGTGAGAAATTAATATACAGAGTTATTGCATGCACAGAGCCCTCATAAGTCCATGTAATGCAATATAAAACATAGAGTAACACCTCAGTTCAACAGCTTGGCAGAAAGTACATGCAGATGTTCATTCATGTGTCTATAGTGCATCTTTATAGGCTCACAACAATTGTGAATGTAACTCCTGAACTCAGTAGAGCTTTTAATGACACATTATAGTCACTTCAAAGTAGGTTGACTATCGCAATTGGAAATAAACTGTGAACACAGTTATATAGATTTTTGTCATATTAGCATGCAAAGTTCTAAAGTGAATAtggaaagcaaaataaagatCAAACAAGAATTTCTCAGTGCAGATTTCCGTCTTTGTTTGAACTTCAAGATTCAGATCAACACACCAGACACTTACTTTAGAAAAAATACTTCACTCTTTCTAACTCCGTACATATTGGCCAGCACAAAAGCCTGTAAAGTCAGTTTCTGTTAATGGGGAAATGATATTTAAAATCCACTGTAGCGTGTGATCGTAAAGTGTGCCACACTGTCAGGCTGTTGTCACTTGGCAGGCTGCCGTGTCAGTCCGAAGCAGGAAAGAACAGGTAGATTTATTACAGGAAGGCTTGTGATCACTTAGTCAGAAAACCAGCCAACCATCGGGCCAGTCAGCACACAGCTGGAGCTCAGCCACGCTCTTTAGCCACGATAAGGAACAAACACCTCGCCTTGTTGTAGAGCAGTGTGCAGTTACAAACTTTATGTTCAGCCAGTGAGCCCTCCAGTCACCCCGCTCACTTTCTCAGCTTGTCGCCCTGTGGGTGAGGCAGCCAGGCCTGCAGTGCTGGAACTTGCAGCTGaacttctccaaaatgaatcaaatctgCCGCACGATTCACTGAGCTCAAAAATTACATCAAAAAGCACAGTGTGAGATTTTTTGACTCTGTATTCCTGAATGTAAAATGAAACTGACGAGAAGGTTAAAGTAAATGCATCTAGCCCTAAATTCAGATTTGTCACCATGTCAGATGAACAGTTCAACAACTTAAGCATCTATTATACATGGTCTGCATATTATATGTATGTTGTACTAGGAGATAATATATGATAATTTACACGACATGTATACTGTTATATTAAAGTTATGATATTTGATGCTGTGTCACAGGAAAATTGTTGCAACGTGACCTGTAGTAGTTGCAACTCACAGCTGTTTCCCACAGCCGTTATCATATCGTCAGGTTCTCAGCACTTTAAGCGCTTCAGCTCTGTCACTCCCATGGGTGTGTTTGCCATCACTGTgcggccgagctttgttcaaagcCACAGAAGTGTCTTGTAAATTCTAGGGGAGATCCcagggtttccaaagataccaaatatgtgctgctgaattacagggaaatgtgtataaattgAGGCACAGAAAGTGAATGGCCCACGCTGGTtctacccattcagtttctatgcaCATGACATGTCAATATTTTCTACTTGGTacaatgctgcagccataaaacaatggcgtCTTGGCTTTCAATATAATTTTATAAGAAATGGTATTTTATtcttacttttatgtttttgtaatacttatatttattttattgtgtgatgtagcttcaatgaagcaccACAACCAGCagatgtatattttttattttgaagctatAGGGGAAAATTAAGTAGAAATTGGAAATTCAAGGCattaatgtataaatataaaataattcaGCTGGAGACAAGACACTTTACTGTAAAATACTGTGAACTCACTGTGCTTAAATAACTGTGAGTGGGGATACAGTAGCTGATTCGTGTAAGAATATAGTTTTTAGGGGAAAAAAGctcatttgaaaatgttgttgtcttttgtttattttgataatTGTTGCCTAAGGGTGATCATATGTTGAAGGTCACGGtaaactttcatttttaattaccCTCACATAACAGTGGATAAATGAAAAAGGGTTCTGAGCAATTAAAGTCACCATGAAGCGTGAGACACTAGTGGTTATCTAGTAGTTATTGTTTCTAAATTAGTTCTTGAATGAAACTCCTACATTGCCACTCCTGATGCAATCAATGACCAATACGAGCTGTACTGTCTTGTTTTATCTTTACTCTGCTtttgttcttcctctctctctctctctctctctctctctctctctctgtcttgtgtaGGAGTTGGAGAGATTCAAGGCTTTTGTTCAGGGGAAGCCGGCGTTTGATGTGGTCGTTGACGGCCTGAACGTTGCAAATATCACCAAGGGCAAGCAATCAGAGACGGtgacaatacacacacaaatgcacatgattTGACTGGGGAATGAAAGCAGACAGCAAAATGTTTAAGGAGGGAAATGTGAGCCTAAAGAGGAATTTACCTACCATCGAAATTATTGcctgtacacactcacacatccacacacactcagaacaTGCTCGGTCGGAGTTTTACGGTTCAGTTTTCAGTAGTGTCTTCAACCCGAGGGGCTTTTCTGTGTGCGCACCGATGCATGCGTGGGGCGGTTTTACCTTTATTACTGGCCACTGCCCTGTTTTATCCACACCTACTGTCTGCCAGCtgacatgtctgtctgtgtctgagtgtgtgtgtggttgcctGGCTGACTattggtctgtctgtctctctgtcccaaACTGTCTGGTTTAAACCAGACAAACCACTTGTCAGAAATGAGTGTGTACAGGACAGacatggagatggagagagacagaaaaacatatttccctaccttttcatgtttttaaagtaacaagcagcaacatttttatatagataaaagtttgttttgctAGTCTTAATCAAAGATTGCAAAGAACACAATAGCGATTTAACTCAGTCAGTGCACAAAATACTTTTACTGTTCTGAACACTCCATGTTggtcaaatgttttgtttccagtttgCTTGCAATAAATATATCAATTTATTGTCCCATACCTTGTAAAAAAAGGGCCTTTTCCACTTAGGATGCAATCATTTGGCTTCCGAAGACGTGGACCATGCTGCATTAGTTGCATGGAGTAATTTTGTcgtccttttttctgtttttggatTGCTAAAAAGCAGTATCCATTGACTTCAGTTGTTTGGTGAAGGCTACTTGCATTGTGTTAAATGGACAAAGATGCTTCAGCAATGTGTCTATCGGCACGCGCATGAGCAGATAAACACAAATGTTCATGATttggtgaactgtccctttaatacTTTAATGGACCTGTTGATGCCTGAGGCCAGCAgcccggagcaggttaggttcTCAGCACAGGAACGAGACTGACTGTCCTGAtgggatgagagaggaagaaaatacaaaatcttACATGAAGTGGAAACATGTTTGATTCTGAACAGACAGCACACAGTGGCAGACTCCCCGGCCATAATGACTGCTGCTAAATTGAGGAAGCCCTTGACAAAATCCAGACTCATCGAGTGCAGCCTGGCAATAGAAACAGGCCATCACATGCAGAGCTGGCTTCACAAGCAGAGCATGCTTTAAatattagacttttttttttttttttataggattCCCACTCGTTATGGAATTCCTGGAATATTATGGAAGAGCTGGATTCCACACAGGAAGTCAGGGACTGTGAGGCTTTTACAAATAGGTCACGTTACGGAAATAGAGCAGAATGGATTTTCCAACTTGCTTCACATATTCATTGCATTATGACACAAAGGCAGATTATTCGTCGCATTAGATGATTAAAGCAACTAATTTTAAAACACAAGTCCCTTTGATAGCCCTTCCTTCCCTGACAGCCTGTTGCTTCTAAAGGTCCATTCAGAGAAATAAGAGGCCTCTCAAATAGGCAGACAGCCGTTGGtgttttcattcacaaaaagcgtctaaacacacacctgaaaacCCACCACCTGagtgtatttgtcatgtaaccTCCAAAATGCATCTTAACTGTGTATCCAGGTTTCTCTACTGTACTGATCATTcagtagttgtgtgtgtgtgtgcgtgtgtgcgtgtgtgtgatccaGTTGTTGGCAGTGGTGTCGGAGCTGGAGCGGCAGGGCCAGAGAGTGCTGGTGCTGGTAGAAAACACATGCTGCAGCCCTCCAGGTCGTGGGATAGACGCAACATGAACCTTGTCCAGCAGAAAGCCCACTgctttttcactgaaaacatgtGAGTACATCTGAACGGAACCAGATGCCGTCAAGCAGACACCGTTTGTAACCCATACAG
It contains:
- the prorp gene encoding LOW QUALITY PROTEIN: mitochondrial ribonuclease P catalytic subunit (The sequence of the model RefSeq protein was modified relative to this genomic sequence to represent the inferred CDS: inserted 1 base in 1 codon), giving the protein MCSTLMSRARICLIPLNPLVHHGNSGFFTMKMLPKSSHPPTVACALCTDGTNSNHGGRAVAHRRQTDTRNSRPTGSGSDGIKNAAIRPREKGWRNGVLEGRGDGSALQERPSFTKSVFAAGTAKRRAEMLRRKAGLAAQDGEEEEQESAGRRVRGAGKAVPPERPLSASEWKKLKEASDSPQNFDIQMMTAMFLSGAELDIAKSLLTFVAMETGTLSYQLLLRYLTLCVSRGHDAEVFDVYEIMRRSFQSLDTGASSLFIKSFSRTARWKEALSVLQDIKKVLTPSPRNYGDIIAGAVVHNDMATAWALYDEVLEKGLSPHQETWSTLFRGGERQEAESDHQEKLLSILLYMRNNQVYPQQGLAGGIKTWFESLAGQKWRGSWTSVNPKGACRCCGSHLESIQLSADEFQQLKDRVMADIIQGRDVFKKTTPEELERFKAFVQGKPAFDVVVDGLNVANITKGKQSETLLAVVSELERQGQRVLVXGRKHMLQPSRSWDRRNMNLVQQKAHCFFTENISEDDPFLLYATLHSGNHCRFVSRDLMRDHKACLPDGATRRLFFKWQRGHQLVVDGTVAAGRRVRFQSIPSYDTVVQTSGSSWHVPYDDSEDRSSYEVPQRWLCLANTQ